CCCTGTGCAGTGCTTTGACCATATCCTTGAACTCGCGCACAGGATTGGCGTCCATACCGTTGAAGGCCTCAGGAATCACAGAGCACCCGCGTGAGTAGTAAGCCTCAGGAGCAAAGAAGTAACTGGTCATATAGCCCCAGTGGTTTCGGGCATAAGGATTCCAAGTATTGACTGGGTAGCCAAGTTTAGTAACGCTGCTATCGTGGTAGGGCAGCTCAATCGTGCCGAAACTTTGAACAGGCAAAAGTTCCAGTGCATTGATACCCAGTGCTTTAAGGTGGCTCAGACCCCCACGCCGATTCGGCTCGACCAAGCCAGCGTAAGTGCCTTTGGCAACCACACCGGATGAAGGATGTGCGGTCAGGTCTCGCACATGGGCTTCGTAAATGATAAGTGAGGTGTGGTCAACGGGAGTAACCCAAGTGTCGCCTTCCCAATCATAACGCAAGTCAGCAATGAGCGTGCGAGCAGGATAGCGACGAAAATTGTTACGAGTGGAAACGGCTTTCGAGTAGGGGTCAGCAATGACAATGTCAGGGTTAAACATTTCACCCTTGCCCGCTGGACCAGAGATGCGATAGCCATAAAACTTACCATATAGCTCACCCTGAATCGTGTATTCCCAAACACCTTGTTCATCGCACTGCATCAAAAACTCCTCACCGGTCTTGCTGTTGTGGTGTTCATAGAGCACCAGCTTGACTTCAGTGGCACGCGGGGCAAAGAGCCGAAAGGTGGTTCGACCGTCTGCAACAGTGCAGCCCATTGGCTTATCGGAGTAAAACGAATCCAGCGTAGCTTGGTGAGTCAGTAGTTTTTGCAAAGCAGGGTTGCGTTGCGCAGCCACATCATAGTAAGCAGTCAGTATCATCATAGTGCATAGCGCAACGGTTTTGATGTCAGTAAATCCATATTGGATATGCTGGAACAACCTTTGTCGGTTTGATCCGGCGAAATGTGGCGATGCGTACATAGAACTTTGGATAAAAACAGCCCTGCACAGTAACCCGAGAGGGCAAGGCAGAGCCACTGCAAGAAGTTAGCAGAGTTATAGCACAAAAACCAATCCGCCGCTGATACCGTTAATAGACTGATTAAGGTTAATTTCGCCCGTCACAGTGAAGTAAAGATTTCTTGCGACTGCAAAATCAAAACCCAGGACCAAATTAACTGGCACTGCATTGGCATTGTTTTCAACCACGAAGTCGAGGTTGAGACCCGCCATCAAGCCGACAATGCCGAGCCGTCCGCTAATCATTGCGCCAGCGTCGAAGCCGGCCCCAAATCCACCAGCATGACCGCCAGCGTAGAGGTCAAGGCGAATGGACGCAGAGCGATAGATACCGAAACGCACATCGCCGCCACCATAGAGCCGATAAGGCTGCGCTCCTGCTCCAAAACGTCCATTGATGTTGATAAAGTCAGAGATACCATATGTGAGCTGGCTATGGAAAATAAAGCCGGTGTAAGGGCTAAACACAATGCCGGGTTGAGCAGCAATCAACCAGTCGCCACCACCGGCAGCAAGGCGCAAAGGCGGAGGAGTACCCGCTAATGCTGTAGTCGTGTACAGAGAGAAAGAAAGAAACAGAGCAAAAGTGCACTGACGCAGGAAAGCGAGGTTTTTGGGCATTGATGATGGTGATTAGGTTGAACAAGGTAGCGCAAAATACAGAATAGCAGGCAGCAAATAAAATGCAGGGGTGCTGGGTCGGCTAAAACCCTCACTCTACCCCTAAGGCAGAGGGCACAAGCAAAAGCGAAGGGCGAGGCAGGCTTAGCGCCAGTAAGGCAGCAAGAAACCAACTGCACGGAAACTGCCTTGCTGCCTCGGGGGTGAAGCGAAAACCAAAAGTCCGCCGTATAATTTTTGTAAATTTGCAGTAATTATGACGATTTTTCAGGGCGCTACGGACGGAAACGTCCGACATCTCTGACAAAGTTTCCTAACGGGTAAGCCCGCTGAAAGCGGCATAAATTTTGTTCGTAAAACGGATTTGGAAGTATGGCACGAGAACTGACTGAACGCGAAAAAGAAGTCCTCGGCTTGATTATCCAAAACTTTATTCTGACTGCGACGCCAGTAGGCTCGCGCTTTCTGGCAAAGCGCTCTGACTTAGGGCTGTCGGATGCAACCATTCGCAATGTGATGGCGGATTTGGAAGAGGAAGGCTACATCACGCATCCGCATACCTCTGCAGGGCGCGTGCCGACGGACAAAGGCTATCGCTTTTATGTCAGCTCAATGATGCGTGTGGGCACGCTCTCGCAAGGCGAGCGCGCCAAAATAGACCAAAACATTGAGCAAATTGTGGCAAACTCACAAGGCTCCGAAGATGTGCTGCGCGAAGCGTCACGGATCCTGAGCAAAATCTCTCGCCAGATTGGTATTGTGCTCTCGCCAAAACTCTCGAAAGGAATTTTTGAAAAGCTAGAAATTGTCCCGCTCTCCTCGAACAAAATTATGGTGGTCATTTCCATTCAAGCGGGGCTCGTAAAAACTATCGTGCTGGAAGTGCGTTCCGAAGTGCCGCGCGCAAAGCTCGAGGAACTCTCACGCACGCTCAACGAGCGGCTATCGGGACTGACATTGGAAGAAATTCGGCACACCTTCTCCGAGCGAGTCGCTGACTGTCAAGATGACACGGGATTGATTCGGGTCTTCATTGACTCTGCTGAGCGGCTGTTTGACAGTCAGCCAGACACCGAGCGCATCCATGTGGCAGGCACTGAGAACATCTTGGCGTATCCAGAGTTCGAAAACCGTGAGAAAATTCGCGGCATTATTGAACTCATTGAAAATGAAGATGTCATTGTGCACTTGCTCGAGGATAGCATGGCAAACGATACCAGCAGCAAAATTGAGGGCGTGAGCATTCGCATTGGCAAAGAAAATCAAGACAGTAAGATGAAGGATTGCAGCATTATTACGGCGCGCTATGAAGTCGGAAGCACGGTCGGCACCGTAGGCGTCATTGGGCCGACTAGAATGGATTACAGCAAAATTGTGCGCGTCATTGACTATATGGCTAAGCGGCTCTCGGCAACGCTAAGCCAGATGTAGTGCAAAAATAAGTGAAATCAAAACTTAACTTTTGAGGGAAATGATGGCTGAAGACATTAGGCAAGAAGAGCTAAAGTCGCAAGAGGACACAAAAGAAAGCAAACAGGAATCAGTTGCCGCACAAGCTGAACCAAGCACGGCACAAGCTGAATCCAGCACAGCCGCTGAGGTAGCTGCAAGTGCAGCAGAACCAGCAGCGGGGGCTAGCAGTGAAAGTACAGCAGAACCTGTAAAGGCAGAACCCTCGCTGGAGGAGCGACTGGCAGCCACTGAAGCAGAACGTGACCAGTATAAAGACCTTCTGTTGCGTAAAGCGGCTGAATTTGAAAATTTTCGCCGTCAGAAGGAACGCGAAATGGCTGCACTCATCAAGTTTGCAGATAAGAACCTCATCAAGCAAATCTTGCCTATCATTGACGATTTGGAACGGGTAATTTCCAACGCGGAAAAGTTTCTTGCCAACAATCCTGATGCAAAGGTGTATGTCGAGGGTGTCAGGCTTGTACACCAGAAGCTAATGAAGACCTTAGAGGCACGTCAGGTGAAGCGAATGGAAACCTTAGGCAAGAAATTTGACCATAATTTCCATGAGGCACTGACGCAAATGCCTAAGGCGGACGTGGAGCCTGATACGATTGTCGAAGAATTTGAACCGGGGTATTTGATGCACGATGAAGTTATTCGCCATGCGAAAGTGGTGGTCGCTAAACCGATTGAATAACTCAACTTGTAAGGGGAGCTATGAAGCGAGATTACTACGAAGTTTTGGGTGTGAAACGCAATGCAAGCCTTGATGAAATTAAGAAAGCGTATCGCAAGCTGGCGATGCAGTATCACCCAGACCGTAATCCCGGAGACAAGTCAGCGGAGGAGAAGTTCAAAGAAATCAATGAAGCCTATGAAGTGCTAAGTGATGCAGACAAACGCCGTCGCTACGATCAGTTTGGTCATGCAGGCGTAGGCACCTCAGCGGCATCGGAAAGCAATCCTTTTGCTGGGCGTGCCGATTATAGCGACATTTTCAGCGCCTTTAGCGACATTTTCGGCGGCTTTGCGGGCGGTTCGCAATTTGAGGAAATGTTTGGTGGAGGCAGCCGAACCCGCTCACAGCGTCGACGCTCGCAAGGAATGCCTGGCTCTGACTTAAAGTTGAAACTCAAGCTCACGCTGGAGGAGATTGCTAATGGGGTCGAAAAAACCTTGCGGGTTAAGAAGTTGGTAAAGTGCGACGCCTGCAATGGCACAGGTTCAAAAAATGGTCAGTATGACACTTGCCCAACTTGCAATGGCACAGGTGAAGTGCGGCAAGTCTCTCGCACAATGTTTGGACAGTTTGTCAGCGTAACTACCTGCCCGACCTGCCAAGGCGAAGGACGCATCATTAGAGACAAGTGCAATGTTTGCAACGGCGAAGGACGTGTGCAAGGTGAAGTAACCATTAAGGTCAATATCCCTGCTGGCGTAGCTGATGGCAACTACATTCCATTGCGAGGACAAGGCAATGCAGGGATTCGTGGCGGTCCGGCAGGAGACCTGCTGGTAATTATCGAAGAACAACCGCACAAATACTTCACGCGGCAAAACGACGATATTCTCTACG
This region of Chloroherpetonaceae bacterium genomic DNA includes:
- the hrcA gene encoding heat-inducible transcriptional repressor HrcA — encoded protein: MARELTEREKEVLGLIIQNFILTATPVGSRFLAKRSDLGLSDATIRNVMADLEEEGYITHPHTSAGRVPTDKGYRFYVSSMMRVGTLSQGERAKIDQNIEQIVANSQGSEDVLREASRILSKISRQIGIVLSPKLSKGIFEKLEIVPLSSNKIMVVISIQAGLVKTIVLEVRSEVPRAKLEELSRTLNERLSGLTLEEIRHTFSERVADCQDDTGLIRVFIDSAERLFDSQPDTERIHVAGTENILAYPEFENREKIRGIIELIENEDVIVHLLEDSMANDTSSKIEGVSIRIGKENQDSKMKDCSIITARYEVGSTVGTVGVIGPTRMDYSKIVRVIDYMAKRLSATLSQM
- a CDS encoding nucleotide exchange factor GrpE — translated: MMAEDIRQEELKSQEDTKESKQESVAAQAEPSTAQAESSTAAEVAASAAEPAAGASSESTAEPVKAEPSLEERLAATEAERDQYKDLLLRKAAEFENFRRQKEREMAALIKFADKNLIKQILPIIDDLERVISNAEKFLANNPDAKVYVEGVRLVHQKLMKTLEARQVKRMETLGKKFDHNFHEALTQMPKADVEPDTIVEEFEPGYLMHDEVIRHAKVVVAKPIE
- the dnaJ gene encoding molecular chaperone DnaJ, producing the protein MKRDYYEVLGVKRNASLDEIKKAYRKLAMQYHPDRNPGDKSAEEKFKEINEAYEVLSDADKRRRYDQFGHAGVGTSAASESNPFAGRADYSDIFSAFSDIFGGFAGGSQFEEMFGGGSRTRSQRRRSQGMPGSDLKLKLKLTLEEIANGVEKTLRVKKLVKCDACNGTGSKNGQYDTCPTCNGTGEVRQVSRTMFGQFVSVTTCPTCQGEGRIIRDKCNVCNGEGRVQGEVTIKVNIPAGVADGNYIPLRGQGNAGIRGGPAGDLLVIIEEQPHKYFTRQNDDILYDLYIGFPDAVLGTRVEVPTLDGKETIEIPAGTEAGKIIRLYGRGIGHLNATGRGDELVRINIHIPTKLSASDRELLRQLQKSETFSPHKNGKSFFERAKDIFS